A genomic stretch from Vibrio algarum includes:
- the bioH gene encoding pimeloyl-ACP methyl ester esterase BioH: MNEVADKMIASPALFWHREGQGENLVLIHGWGMNGAVWQQTVEKLSAHFTVHVVDLPGYGHSSELHADNINSAAEMVLEHAPEQAIWVGWSLGGLIATHIALNFPDRVSKLVTVASSPKFAAEKRWRGIKPAVLSAFTEQLVEDFHPTIERFMALQAMGSPTARQDVKALKKAVLSRPLPNPESLLVGLNMLGNVDLRGELNQISMPFLRIYGRLDGLVPIKVANDLQELLSNSEYYVFSQSSHAPFMTELDEFCSQLIRFSGK; the protein is encoded by the coding sequence ATGAATGAAGTAGCAGATAAGATGATAGCCTCCCCAGCTTTATTCTGGCATCGAGAAGGGCAGGGTGAAAACCTAGTTTTGATTCACGGGTGGGGGATGAATGGGGCAGTTTGGCAGCAGACGGTCGAAAAATTATCAGCACACTTTACTGTTCATGTTGTCGATTTACCAGGTTATGGTCACAGCTCTGAATTACATGCAGACAATATTAATAGCGCAGCGGAAATGGTATTGGAACATGCGCCAGAGCAAGCTATTTGGGTTGGTTGGTCACTTGGCGGATTAATTGCTACCCATATCGCGTTGAATTTTCCAGATCGAGTTTCGAAGTTAGTGACTGTAGCGAGTTCACCTAAATTTGCAGCTGAAAAACGCTGGAGAGGGATAAAACCAGCGGTACTGTCCGCTTTCACAGAGCAACTTGTCGAAGATTTTCACCCAACGATAGAGCGTTTTATGGCATTGCAAGCGATGGGAAGCCCAACAGCAAGACAAGATGTAAAAGCATTAAAAAAGGCGGTTTTATCACGTCCTCTCCCAAACCCCGAATCGTTACTTGTCGGTTTAAATATGCTGGGGAATGTAGATTTACGGGGTGAGTTAAATCAAATCAGTATGCCATTTTTACGAATCTACGGTCGACTTGATGGTTTAGTGCCGATAAAAGTCGCGAATGACTTGCAAGAATTGTTATCAAATTCAGAGTATTATGTATTTAGTCAATCTTCTCACGCTCCATTTATGACGGAGTTAGATGAGTTTTGTTCACAATTAATACGATTTAGTGGTAAATAA
- the trmH gene encoding tRNA (guanosine(18)-2'-O)-methyltransferase TrmH, with the protein MNLDRYNRIQTVLKARQIDLTLCLEEVHKPNNVSAIIRTADAAGIHKVHAVWPKKNMRTLSHTSAGARNWVEVKTHETIESAVGELKAQNMQVLATNLSDNAVDFREIDYTKPTAIILGGEKFGISSGALELADQDIIIPMVGMVQSLNVSVASALILFEAQRQRQLAGLYDRDVSVLPEEVIHKTLFERGHPVLAKVAKRKKLEYPPLDEEGQIVADAAWWAEMQRR; encoded by the coding sequence ATGAACTTAGACCGCTATAACCGCATTCAAACTGTTCTCAAAGCCCGTCAAATCGATTTAACTCTTTGTCTGGAAGAAGTCCATAAGCCAAACAATGTCTCTGCTATCATTCGGACTGCTGACGCGGCTGGTATACATAAAGTACACGCGGTTTGGCCCAAAAAGAATATGCGCACCTTGAGCCATACTTCTGCGGGAGCACGTAACTGGGTAGAAGTAAAAACTCACGAAACGATCGAAAGTGCCGTTGGTGAACTGAAAGCTCAAAACATGCAGGTTTTAGCCACTAATCTTTCCGACAATGCCGTTGATTTCAGAGAAATTGATTACACCAAACCGACTGCTATTATTCTTGGTGGTGAAAAGTTCGGTATATCAAGTGGCGCGTTGGAGCTTGCGGATCAAGATATTATCATTCCTATGGTAGGCATGGTTCAATCTCTGAACGTTTCCGTTGCTAGTGCACTTATTCTATTTGAAGCACAGAGACAACGCCAACTGGCGGGGTTATATGATAGAGACGTCTCGGTACTACCTGAAGAGGTGATCCACAAAACACTCTTTGAACGTGGTCACCCTGTTCTTGCCAAAGTCGCCAAGCGCAAAAAACTAGAATACCCTCCCTTAGATGAAGAGGGTCAAATTGTTGCTGATGCGGCCTGGTGGGCCGAAATGCAAAGGCGTTAA
- a CDS encoding ComF family protein, with the protein MWGTKLRRYITRHSNPVCHLCGLTKGVETKDIIWCHNCLSLFSAKPRCYQCGLETLAPVAKCGSCLTEPPLWDRLFCVGDYRPPLSNYIYNLKYSGGLKYGYDLSYLLSKRIDNPAPLIASMPLHWQRFFHRGYNQSDVLGNYLATHLQSQPVFTSQLFKRIKSTPSQQGLNKEQRMKNLKHAFTLNWVPNQTHIAIIDDVVTTGSSVRQLCALLLDVGVKKLIFIVSAEQEYNA; encoded by the coding sequence ATGTGGGGAACAAAACTACGTCGCTATATTACTCGCCATTCTAACCCAGTTTGCCATTTATGTGGTCTCACCAAAGGCGTAGAGACAAAAGATATCATTTGGTGTCACAACTGTTTATCCCTTTTTTCTGCCAAGCCACGATGCTATCAATGTGGTTTAGAAACCTTAGCACCCGTTGCTAAATGCGGCTCTTGCTTAACCGAGCCTCCTCTTTGGGACAGGCTTTTTTGTGTTGGTGATTATAGGCCCCCACTTTCTAACTATATCTACAACTTAAAATATTCTGGAGGATTGAAATACGGTTATGATTTAAGTTACTTACTGTCTAAAAGAATAGATAATCCCGCTCCACTCATTGCTAGTATGCCCCTTCATTGGCAACGCTTTTTTCATCGCGGTTACAACCAGAGCGATGTTCTTGGGAACTACTTAGCAACCCATCTACAAAGTCAGCCTGTTTTCACTTCTCAGCTATTTAAACGAATTAAATCTACGCCTAGCCAACAAGGTCTCAACAAGGAACAAAGGATGAAAAACTTGAAGCACGCATTTACCCTCAATTGGGTACCAAATCAAACACATATCGCAATTATCGATGACGTGGTGACAACAGGTAGCTCGGTCCGACAGTTATGTGCATTACTACTTGATGTTGGGGTAAAAAAATTGATATTTATTGTATCTGCAGAACAGGAATATAATGCCTAA
- a CDS encoding ATP-dependent Lon protease: protein MIVSPTNVNVPLIAPSVNVQTEQAARDNKVREPVTPPVELAKSNAERRIKADDKRRKRPAWEASDHPDYGLDNETNAKSAQSEEPKDTLSRLFELLALQTYSEKQGLGYTIRFRLPKKLIDAAITLGKMERRRTVIKYHYGHAVAPNCPSEVIAVL from the coding sequence ATGATTGTGTCACCGACCAATGTGAACGTGCCACTGATAGCTCCTTCGGTCAATGTTCAAACTGAACAAGCGGCGAGAGATAATAAGGTTCGTGAACCTGTTACGCCGCCAGTAGAACTGGCAAAATCCAATGCAGAAAGGCGTATTAAAGCAGATGATAAGCGCCGGAAACGACCTGCTTGGGAAGCGTCGGACCATCCTGACTATGGACTGGACAATGAGACAAACGCTAAGTCAGCGCAAAGTGAAGAACCTAAAGACACGTTGAGTCGATTGTTTGAATTGCTTGCACTTCAAACGTACTCGGAGAAACAGGGTTTAGGCTACACGATTCGCTTTCGGTTGCCTAAAAAGCTAATTGATGCAGCGATTACGTTAGGAAAAATGGAGCGTAGACGTACAGTGATAAAGTATCACTACGGTCATGCTGTAGCGCCAAACTGCCCTTCCGAGGTGATTGCGGTGCTATGA
- a CDS encoding TRAP transporter substrate-binding protein, producing MKKILIPLVTTLLLAPSVYATQLTLGHAMSLESAAHKGMVIMAEKVKAKSNGELTIKIFPNAQLGSERDQAEQVVTGAIDMAKINGGLAESFEPTFKVNAIPFLFRDVPHMRTFMRSDVAEEMLGTSKGKGFIGLTFYDSGTRSFYAKKPINSPADLAGMKVRVPGSPTMMEMVNLLGGKATPVPFNEVYTALQQGVIDGAENNISSLVEMKHSEVAKFYSMDQHMMTPDVIIISENKWNSLTAAEQKMLKEAAAESLEEQIKIWDETDNMNKEKGIKEGVTFVEVDKAPFRAAVKPMIDEAKKDPKLASFIEKIEAL from the coding sequence ATGAAAAAGATATTGATCCCTTTGGTAACCACTTTGCTGTTAGCACCTAGTGTTTATGCTACACAATTAACCCTTGGCCACGCTATGTCTTTAGAAAGTGCTGCGCATAAAGGTATGGTTATCATGGCGGAGAAAGTAAAAGCCAAATCTAATGGTGAGCTTACTATTAAGATTTTTCCAAATGCACAACTAGGTTCTGAACGCGATCAAGCTGAGCAAGTGGTTACTGGCGCGATCGATATGGCCAAAATCAATGGCGGTTTAGCTGAATCTTTTGAACCAACTTTTAAAGTTAACGCTATTCCTTTCTTATTCCGTGACGTCCCACACATGAGAACATTCATGAGAAGTGATGTTGCTGAAGAGATGCTAGGCACAAGTAAAGGTAAAGGTTTCATTGGTCTTACGTTTTATGATTCAGGTACACGTAGTTTCTACGCTAAAAAACCAATTAACTCACCTGCTGATCTTGCTGGCATGAAAGTTCGTGTTCCTGGTTCTCCAACCATGATGGAAATGGTTAATCTATTAGGCGGAAAGGCAACACCAGTACCATTCAATGAAGTCTACACTGCGTTACAACAAGGAGTTATTGACGGAGCTGAAAATAATATTTCTAGCTTAGTTGAAATGAAACATAGTGAAGTTGCTAAATTTTACTCTATGGACCAACACATGATGACACCTGATGTGATTATCATTTCAGAAAATAAATGGAATTCATTGACAGCAGCAGAGCAAAAAATGCTAAAAGAAGCTGCAGCTGAGTCTCTTGAAGAACAGATCAAAATCTGGGACGAAACAGATAACATGAACAAAGAGAAAGGAATCAAAGAAGGCGTAACATTTGTTGAAGTTGATAAAGCCCCTTTCCGTGCAGCTGTTAAACCTATGATTGATGAAGCTAAAAAAGATCCTAAACTAGCTTCATTCATTGAGAAAATTGAAGCGCTTTAA
- the rpoZ gene encoding DNA-directed RNA polymerase subunit omega — MARVTVQDAVEKVGNRFDLVLISARRARQMQTGGKDSLVPEENDKPTVIALREIEEGLITKDVLDARERQEQQEQEAAELAAVSSITHAR; from the coding sequence ATGGCACGCGTAACTGTTCAAGATGCAGTTGAAAAAGTTGGCAACCGCTTCGACCTAGTACTAATCTCAGCGCGCCGCGCTCGTCAAATGCAAACTGGTGGAAAAGATTCACTAGTGCCAGAAGAGAACGATAAACCTACTGTAATTGCACTTCGTGAAATCGAAGAAGGCTTGATCACTAAGGACGTTCTTGATGCACGTGAGCGCCAAGAGCAGCAAGAGCAAGAAGCTGCAGAACTAGCGGCTGTAAGTAGCATCACTCACGCTCGTTAA
- a CDS encoding permease produces MFQIFTDFASWLVFDLLGLSPETKLGDAVHFFVEDTTKIFALLIIMIYLIAVIRASLDVERVRDYLAGKHRFTGYLLGATFGSITPFCSCSSIPVFLGFTSAGIPLGITMAFLITSPLINEVAVLLLVSLLGWKFTVLYILIGISVGMLGGFFLDAIKAERWLVSFAADALKRGAKNQLDHPTEVQKAEKLSLKQRHQFAKDETSEIFGRVWKWVFIGVGIGAALHGFVPDGWIEAHLGEGQWWSVPAAVLLGIPLYSNATGVIPVMESLIVNGLPIGTTLAFCMSTVAASFPEFILLKQVMKWKLLAVLFAVLLVAFTLVGWLFNAISFI; encoded by the coding sequence ATGTTTCAAATTTTTACTGATTTCGCATCATGGCTAGTTTTTGATTTGCTAGGGTTATCACCAGAGACTAAGTTGGGTGATGCGGTGCATTTCTTTGTAGAAGATACCACCAAGATATTTGCTCTTCTTATTATCATGATTTACTTGATTGCGGTGATACGTGCATCTTTGGATGTCGAGCGCGTGAGGGATTACTTAGCAGGGAAACATCGCTTTACTGGCTATTTACTCGGTGCCACTTTTGGCTCTATCACACCATTTTGTTCATGTTCAAGTATTCCTGTCTTCCTTGGGTTTACTTCCGCTGGGATACCACTCGGTATCACAATGGCTTTTCTTATTACGTCACCTCTGATTAATGAAGTCGCAGTACTGTTACTGGTTAGTTTATTGGGGTGGAAATTTACGGTTCTATATATCTTGATTGGCATTAGTGTTGGGATGTTGGGTGGTTTCTTTTTGGATGCAATAAAAGCAGAGCGTTGGCTGGTTTCTTTTGCTGCAGACGCTCTAAAGAGAGGGGCAAAAAATCAATTGGATCATCCTACCGAGGTTCAAAAAGCAGAAAAATTGTCTTTAAAGCAGCGTCATCAGTTTGCTAAAGATGAAACATCTGAAATTTTCGGTCGAGTGTGGAAGTGGGTTTTTATTGGTGTAGGAATTGGTGCCGCTTTACATGGATTTGTGCCGGATGGTTGGATTGAAGCTCATTTAGGTGAGGGGCAGTGGTGGTCTGTACCTGCCGCGGTTCTTTTAGGTATTCCTCTATATTCGAACGCAACGGGTGTTATCCCCGTAATGGAGAGCTTGATTGTTAATGGTTTGCCTATTGGTACAACCTTAGCTTTTTGTATGAGCACTGTCGCTGCGAGCTTTCCCGAATTTATTCTTTTAAAGCAGGTAATGAAGTGGAAATTGTTGGCGGTGTTATTTGCTGTGTTGCTAGTTGCATTTACGTTAGTTGGCTGGTTGTTCAATGCCATTTCATTTATTTAA
- the gmk gene encoding guanylate kinase: MAQGTLYIVSAPSGAGKSSLISALLETNPTYAMKVSVSHTTRGMRPGEEDGLHYHFIQKEKFEELIEKNEFLEHAEVFGNYYGTSRVWIEENLQKGIDVFLDIDWQGARQIRKQMPLAKSVFIIPPSNGELERRLNARGQDNAAVIAKRMSEAKSEMSHFSEYDYLIVNDDFDASLMDFKAIIRAERLKQDKQAAKYNGMLTALLAE; the protein is encoded by the coding sequence ATGGCTCAAGGGACTCTTTATATAGTATCAGCGCCTAGTGGTGCAGGTAAATCTAGCTTAATTTCAGCTTTGCTGGAAACAAACCCGACTTACGCTATGAAAGTCTCTGTATCTCACACGACACGTGGCATGCGCCCCGGTGAAGAAGATGGTTTACACTATCATTTTATTCAAAAAGAAAAGTTTGAAGAGCTCATCGAGAAAAACGAATTTCTAGAGCATGCAGAAGTTTTTGGTAACTACTATGGAACTTCTCGCGTCTGGATTGAAGAGAACCTGCAAAAAGGAATCGACGTTTTCCTAGATATTGACTGGCAAGGTGCTCGCCAGATCCGTAAACAGATGCCCCTTGCTAAAAGCGTTTTTATCATCCCACCCTCTAATGGGGAACTAGAACGTCGCCTCAATGCGAGAGGGCAAGATAACGCAGCTGTAATAGCAAAACGCATGAGTGAAGCAAAATCAGAAATGTCACATTTTAGCGAATACGATTATCTTATCGTTAATGACGATTTTGATGCTTCATTAATGGACTTTAAAGCCATTATTCGTGCAGAACGATTAAAACAAGACAAACAAGCGGCGAAATATAACGGTATGCTCACAGCACTATTGGCAGAATAA
- the spoT gene encoding bifunctional GTP diphosphokinase/guanosine-3',5'-bis pyrophosphate 3'-pyrophosphohydrolase, producing MYLFDSLKDVAQEYLTEPQLEALRQSYVVAKDAHEGQTRSSGEPYIIHPVAVARILAEMRLDHETLMAALLHDVIEDTEISKEDLANQFGDTVAELVDGVSKLDKLKFRDRKEAQAENFRKMVLAMVQDIRVILIKLSDRTHNMRTLGALRPDKRRRIARETLEIFAPLAHRLGIHNIKTELEELGFEALYPNRYKVLKEVVKTARGNRKEMIQRIHSEIEGRLEEVGLNARVFGREKNLFSIYNKMKTKEQRFHTIMDIYAFRVIVDSPDTCYRVLGQVHNLYKPRPARMKDYIAVPKANGYQSLHTSMVGPHGVPVEVQIRTEDMDQMADKGVAAHWSYKAGGDRKGTTAQVKAQRWMQSLLELQQSAGNSFEFIENVKSDLFPDEIFVFTPKGRIVELPAGATAVDFAYAVHTDVGNTCVGARVDRQPYPLSKSLKNGQAIEIISAPGARPNAAWLNYVVTSRARTKIRQVLKTMRREESVALGRRLLNHALGRHSVDTIYPENIEHVLSELKMKSLDDMLAAIGLGELMSIVIARRLLGDADELTETSSIASTSSKKLSIKGADGILLTYAKCCHPIPGDHIIAHVSPGRGLVVHLESCPNIRGYQKEPDKYMSVEWSGEHEHEFISELQIDMHNHQGALAELTNVVARTGSNIHGISTEEKDGRLYTVTLAITTKNRVHLAEIMKKIRVIPHALRVKRRRT from the coding sequence TTGTATCTATTCGATAGCCTAAAAGATGTTGCCCAAGAATACCTAACAGAGCCTCAACTTGAGGCTCTGCGTCAATCTTATGTGGTAGCAAAAGATGCCCATGAAGGGCAGACCCGTTCCAGCGGGGAACCTTATATCATTCACCCTGTTGCTGTAGCTCGAATCCTTGCAGAAATGCGTTTGGATCACGAAACATTAATGGCTGCACTTTTACATGATGTGATTGAAGATACGGAAATTTCTAAGGAAGATCTTGCGAATCAATTTGGCGACACTGTGGCTGAATTGGTTGATGGGGTATCAAAATTAGACAAACTTAAATTCCGAGACAGAAAAGAAGCCCAAGCCGAGAACTTTCGCAAGATGGTGCTTGCCATGGTGCAAGACATTCGCGTAATTCTAATTAAACTCTCGGATCGCACACACAATATGCGGACCCTTGGCGCTCTTCGTCCTGATAAACGCCGTCGAATAGCTCGAGAAACGCTAGAGATATTCGCTCCCCTAGCCCATCGGCTAGGTATCCACAATATTAAAACCGAGTTAGAAGAACTTGGTTTTGAGGCTCTCTATCCAAATCGCTACAAAGTCCTTAAAGAAGTAGTGAAGACGGCACGTGGAAATCGTAAAGAGATGATTCAGCGAATTCACTCTGAGATTGAAGGCCGTTTAGAGGAAGTTGGGCTAAATGCACGAGTTTTCGGACGAGAGAAAAACCTCTTTTCTATCTACAACAAAATGAAAACCAAAGAACAGCGTTTCCATACTATTATGGATATCTACGCTTTTCGAGTCATCGTAGATAGCCCAGACACTTGCTATCGCGTATTAGGCCAAGTACACAATCTTTATAAGCCTCGTCCAGCTAGGATGAAGGACTATATCGCGGTACCTAAAGCTAATGGCTACCAATCGCTACATACCTCCATGGTCGGTCCTCATGGCGTTCCTGTAGAAGTGCAAATTCGCACAGAAGACATGGATCAAATGGCAGACAAAGGTGTTGCTGCTCATTGGTCTTATAAGGCCGGTGGGGATCGTAAAGGCACCACCGCGCAAGTGAAAGCACAACGTTGGATGCAGAGCTTACTCGAGCTTCAACAAAGTGCTGGCAACTCATTTGAATTTATTGAAAACGTTAAATCCGATCTTTTCCCTGATGAAATTTTCGTATTTACACCAAAAGGGCGCATTGTCGAATTACCTGCTGGTGCAACCGCCGTCGATTTTGCCTATGCCGTTCATACTGATGTAGGGAATACCTGTGTCGGTGCTCGAGTTGACCGCCAACCTTATCCTTTAAGTAAATCACTTAAGAATGGTCAAGCCATCGAGATTATAAGTGCGCCGGGCGCTCGTCCAAATGCGGCTTGGCTTAACTATGTAGTAACCTCTAGAGCTCGAACCAAAATTCGTCAAGTTCTAAAAACCATGCGTCGTGAAGAATCGGTAGCATTAGGCCGTCGGTTACTCAATCACGCATTGGGTCGACACTCAGTTGACACCATCTACCCAGAAAATATAGAACATGTCTTATCTGAGCTGAAAATGAAGTCACTCGACGACATGTTAGCAGCGATAGGTTTGGGTGAGTTGATGAGCATAGTTATTGCACGTCGCTTGCTAGGTGACGCAGACGAACTAACCGAAACAAGTTCAATCGCTTCAACATCAAGTAAAAAGCTGTCTATTAAGGGAGCCGATGGCATTCTGCTTACTTACGCGAAATGTTGCCACCCAATACCCGGTGACCATATTATTGCTCACGTATCACCTGGACGCGGCTTGGTTGTACACCTTGAATCTTGTCCAAATATACGCGGTTATCAGAAAGAACCCGATAAGTATATGTCGGTCGAATGGTCTGGTGAGCATGAACACGAATTCATCTCCGAATTACAAATAGATATGCATAACCACCAAGGTGCGCTAGCAGAACTCACCAATGTTGTGGCTCGTACTGGTTCAAATATCCATGGTATTTCAACAGAAGAAAAAGATGGGCGTCTGTATACGGTTACTTTAGCCATTACGACCAAAAACCGCGTACACCTTGCTGAAATCATGAAGAAAATTCGAGTGATACCGCATGCGTTAAGAGTGAAACGCAGAAGAACTTAG
- a CDS encoding putative ATP-dependent zinc protease: MKKITLSLLTALLLSFCASASENSYTTQNPAYELDGLSVFGRVENVYLTGTDKYKHIPFDGKIDTGADTTSIHADNIHILSSNPKYKGLSDSELLKYIVDEFGGSQSNWWLDEFDTPERDLKLTVIFNVTNPYTGDVLEFEKSLARVSVVRSRTSEEPLYRPVIGLTMKIGDVEIETEASLTDRGNFSTPILIGKTFLKQNAWVFAGYDYLQEQPKATLIGRQETMMVNGLAMDVSISMESKSSVLHATNIKVDKKAKQVSFDTNDNEGNSKSFTLPLIGMIKFGDIERPEVYIPVKGEKHFETKLHVYLRDRSKSSSQLRLGREALSKNFVISASEKNLLDKPKEEFSQRLKDKNPLVVSPEELILVDGIELNAKPDLRVKTPVLKVSSFEISSADKGQQVTYFLQDDVGEQKKFVKPILRKIRVGDTVRPVIRVRLEASGKYSEYDVALETVDNNEQQIFIIGQESKKGGVIINTRTDLLLESHTLVKAGYIENATVEGLNFPVKLDTGADVSSMHAQNIKLYKKEGKDMVDFVYENEQGDKKSFTRQVVRMMTIKAKAGEKANHRPVVKMDVQIGDIRETVKVNLQDRSRFGYSMILGENFLRHGVVVSSDNKFLLGGAEKDIKQ, translated from the coding sequence ATGAAAAAAATCACCCTTTCGCTATTAACAGCCTTGTTACTTAGCTTCTGTGCTAGTGCTAGTGAAAACAGTTATACAACGCAAAACCCCGCTTATGAACTGGATGGGCTATCCGTATTTGGTCGTGTAGAAAATGTCTATCTGACCGGCACAGATAAATACAAGCACATTCCATTTGACGGAAAAATAGATACTGGTGCTGATACAACATCTATTCACGCCGATAATATCCATATTTTGAGCAGTAACCCTAAGTACAAGGGATTATCAGATAGCGAATTACTTAAGTATATCGTGGACGAATTTGGAGGTTCTCAAAGTAATTGGTGGCTCGATGAGTTTGATACGCCAGAAAGAGACCTAAAGCTTACCGTAATATTTAATGTAACAAACCCGTATACTGGGGATGTACTGGAGTTTGAAAAAAGTTTAGCGCGAGTGAGTGTTGTCCGTAGTCGAACAAGTGAAGAACCTCTATATCGCCCTGTTATTGGGCTTACGATGAAAATTGGTGACGTGGAAATCGAGACGGAAGCGAGCCTGACAGACAGAGGCAACTTTAGCACTCCAATTTTAATTGGTAAGACTTTTCTAAAACAGAATGCATGGGTATTTGCAGGGTACGATTATTTACAAGAACAACCGAAGGCTACGCTGATTGGTCGCCAAGAAACGATGATGGTTAATGGTCTTGCTATGGATGTCAGTATTTCAATGGAGAGCAAATCTTCTGTTTTACACGCCACTAATATCAAGGTAGATAAAAAAGCCAAGCAAGTCAGTTTTGATACCAATGATAACGAAGGAAACAGCAAGTCCTTCACGCTTCCACTTATAGGAATGATTAAGTTTGGCGACATTGAACGGCCGGAAGTTTATATCCCCGTGAAAGGTGAAAAACACTTTGAAACAAAATTACACGTGTACTTGCGAGATCGTTCAAAGAGTTCTAGTCAATTAAGGTTAGGTAGAGAAGCTCTGAGCAAAAATTTTGTTATTAGCGCCAGTGAAAAAAATCTTTTGGACAAACCTAAGGAAGAATTCTCTCAACGCCTCAAAGATAAAAATCCACTTGTGGTCTCTCCTGAAGAGTTAATTTTGGTCGATGGCATCGAATTGAATGCCAAGCCTGATTTGAGGGTGAAAACGCCTGTTCTGAAGGTGAGTAGCTTCGAAATTTCCAGTGCGGATAAAGGACAGCAGGTAACCTATTTCCTACAAGATGATGTTGGTGAACAAAAGAAATTTGTGAAACCTATTCTAAGGAAGATCAGAGTAGGTGATACCGTAAGGCCAGTCATTAGAGTCAGGTTAGAAGCCAGTGGAAAATATAGCGAATACGACGTTGCCCTAGAAACCGTAGATAACAATGAGCAACAGATATTTATTATAGGGCAAGAATCTAAGAAAGGCGGGGTAATCATTAACACCCGAACCGATTTGCTACTTGAATCTCATACCTTAGTAAAAGCGGGCTATATAGAAAATGCCACAGTAGAAGGTTTAAATTTCCCTGTGAAATTGGATACTGGTGCCGATGTCAGCTCCATGCATGCTCAAAATATTAAGTTATACAAAAAAGAGGGCAAAGACATGGTCGATTTTGTCTATGAAAATGAGCAAGGTGATAAGAAGTCATTCACACGACAAGTGGTAAGAATGATGACGATAAAAGCTAAAGCAGGAGAGAAAGCGAATCATAGACCTGTGGTCAAAATGGATGTTCAGATTGGTGATATCCGCGAGACGGTAAAGGTTAATCTTCAAGACCGCTCCCGTTTTGGTTACAGCATGATTCTTGGCGAAAACTTCTTACGCCATGGTGTCGTGGTTAGCAGTGACAATAAGTTCCTACTTGGTGGGGCAGAAAAAGATATAAAACAGTAA
- a CDS encoding thioredoxin family protein gives MKVVKVLGSGCKNCQITAQLIEEAAKSQQVEIELIKVKDLQDIMAYEVMKTPAVVIDEKVVHKGSVPKADQVAAWFKS, from the coding sequence ATGAAAGTAGTAAAAGTATTAGGTTCTGGTTGTAAAAACTGTCAAATAACAGCCCAACTTATTGAAGAGGCTGCCAAATCTCAACAAGTTGAGATAGAGCTAATAAAAGTGAAAGATCTGCAAGATATTATGGCTTATGAGGTTATGAAGACACCAGCTGTCGTCATTGACGAGAAGGTTGTTCATAAAGGGAGTGTGCCTAAAGCTGACCAAGTCGCTGCGTGGTTTAAGTCTTAA
- a CDS encoding sigma-70 family RNA polymerase sigma factor yields MLESDSKKHGKAFPCAIRAWQKYEQPLLQWLFKQTGDKQLVQDILQDVFVKVMNQQATFCDVRNTKAWLFRVAKNLLIDHARKRTFQPINSDVEEEEEILAPVDLLALSCLPRVISELSQADREIITACDLEGVSQQSFANNHGLTLAATKSRIRRAREKLKQNIQLSCQVKLDENQQVCCFTRRD; encoded by the coding sequence ATGTTAGAAAGTGATTCCAAAAAACACGGTAAAGCCTTTCCGTGCGCAATACGTGCATGGCAGAAATATGAACAACCATTGCTTCAGTGGTTGTTCAAACAGACAGGCGATAAACAATTAGTACAAGACATTTTACAAGACGTTTTTGTTAAAGTGATGAATCAGCAAGCGACCTTTTGTGATGTAAGAAATACCAAGGCTTGGTTATTTCGAGTCGCTAAAAACTTGTTAATAGACCACGCAAGAAAGCGCACGTTTCAACCGATAAATTCTGATGTAGAGGAGGAAGAAGAGATCTTAGCACCGGTTGATCTTCTTGCATTGAGTTGCCTTCCTAGAGTCATTTCGGAGCTTAGTCAAGCTGATCGGGAGATCATTACTGCTTGTGATTTGGAAGGGGTGAGTCAGCAATCATTTGCCAATAACCACGGTTTGACCCTAGCAGCAACGAAATCTCGAATTCGTCGTGCAAGAGAAAAACTAAAACAAAACATCCAACTTTCTTGTCAGGTAAAACTAGATGAGAATCAGCAGGTTTGCTGTTTTACCCGTAGAGATTAA